The genomic segment ACCCGGGGACCGGAGGGCAGAAGTCCGTCTAGCCCGCGACCGCCGCCATCTTAGAACACAGGTCCTCCTTACCCAGCCGATATAGCTGCTTCGTGTAGTGTAAGAGGCCGACCTGCTAGCAACAATACCGAGCGCCTCGCCTCCCTGGCGCTCCCTTAAGTAAACTGTCTTTCCGAGGCGAGTCCTAATCTCCTTGGAAACGCTAAAGGCGGCGCCCTACGGGAGCCGGACTCCGTGACCTCAGGCGTACACTTCCGGAGCACGGAGGTGACCCGTCGCCCCGCCTTCTTCCACCCTCTCTTTCCGGTGCCGAGTTCGGAGAAGACGCGCAGGTAGGAGTCCTGACGAAGATCATCGGGTGACATCCTGCGGCTGGGGGGccccgcggggccgggggcgcGGGACCCGGGTCTTTCTGAGGAAGCCGAGCCGGGCCAGAGGGCCGCGGCCGGCCGACCCACACTCCAGTTCGCGCTGTTCCTCGGAAGGCGGCGGTCTTGCTTCTGGGAGGAGCCTGTGAGTGGAGCGATGCGGGGTCCGGCCTGAAGTCCCCGGCTCCCTGTATGACCACCGACCGCTACGTTTAAGCGGCCGCGCGGCGTTGTTGGGAAGGAGCACGGAATCAGGCCTAGTTTGATGTGGGCTCCCGCCTCTGCTCCGTGAGCCGCAGGCCAGGTGCCTCATTTCCAGTGCGTCTGCTCCACTGGGAAACAGGAGTAATTGTCTCACCTGTCCCATGCGGTTGTAGGAAGTATTCGGGGACGGATGCAGGAAAAACGTCCCTGTGTTGGGTGATTGCTAAGGCGGGCGCCCCCTCGCAAGTTCTTGGCGCCCAGACAGGCTCCTCAAAGCCAGAACTTGGGGGTAGGGACGGCGTATCAGTGTTTGCTGAGCACTTGCCACGCGTTTGTACACTCCCGGATGACACGGGGTAGGGAAAAGGCACGTTGGCATTTGTTTCGGGACTTAAATTCATGCTTCCTTAGTTGAAACATGCTGGGGTCCTGGGCTTCTTCAGGCAGAACTTAAAGCTGCTCTCCTATGAATTTTCTTGGCACATTCCTTGTAATTCTTACCTCATTGGATCTAATTTGAGGATAGGAACTGGTAACTTTGTACTCCCACGTCCTACACTTTTTGGTGCCTACTGTGGTCAGACACGGATTAAATATTGTATAAAGAAGGCACTGGGGAGACCCAGGAATATGTAAGACATGGCTTTTTTAAGTCCTGGGGTGGTGGTGATTTATGGAATAGAGGCATCTTGGCACAGGATAGAGTGCTGGGCTGGGAGCCAGTGCACTTCAGTTTTAGGTATGGTTTTGACACTGAAATTAAAGTGAGgccctcctttctttgctttctctATCTGGAAGGATATAGCCCGAATTCATCTGAGCCCTTCTTAGTCTAGTGTCTTCTGAAAGTGTTAAGAAATTCTTTGAATTTTGAGTCTCAGGAGGGTTAGAAGGCCTGCGGCTTTAGGCAGAAAGCAGTTCTTGCCTAGCCTTTCACATTCTCATCCTCACCTACTTTCCTCCTGACTTGTCTCCCTCCCTAAGCCCACTTGACAGTGTGATTGCATTTAGGTTAAATGCTAGAGGTATTTGGTTTCACAAACATTGAATTTCTTCTAGGATGGGTCTTTTCTGTTACCCTTTGAGAGAACGTGTTTTAGTGCCTTTAATACTTGGTTCTTGTAAAAATTTAAGGATTTCGTTTtgatcagttgtggaaggatgtCAGGAGATGAATTGCCAGAGGATGGGAGATAGTGTTTAAACTGTTGTTTTGAGAGGGATGGTGGAGCACGGGAAACTAGAGGAGTATGTTGGTTTGGGAGCCTTGAATTTCTAATCTGCAGAGTTGGTGCAGAATTCAGCAGGTAGTGgggttcccccccacccccatagaGGGTCTTCACCTCTTCCCAGTACATGGGTAGGTTATTAGCTTTGGTCTTACACTAGTTTTTTTGAATGTGGTCTTTCAGGCTTTTTTGAGCCTAAACTGTAAGTGGTGCTTGGGGGCCAGGAAACCCCAACACTTTCAGCATTGGAGGTACTGTGCGGCGTCGACTATGATCCTCTGACTTTGTTCTGACCTCTGCTCTGCAACTGATTATCTGTGTCACCCTAACCAAATcaaaattttctcattttatttttatgaaggtattgataaacaatcttaatgaaggtttcacatgagcagtatTTTGCGGCtattgcattcacccatattatcaagtatcccccacataccccattatagtcattgtccatcagcatagcaagattcTTAGCTTATGTTTTGAGGACAATAAGGCCCAGAGAGAATTGATTTAACCAGGTTTGCAGAGCTGTTAGTTGAACTTGGAGGTTTCCAGAGACCAAAGCCAGTGTGTTTCTGAGACTCACTAGTAGACATCTGAGAGGTGCTTGTGTTCTGCTGCTGGAACCTTAAGCTTCTATAGGTGCTCTAAGCTGTGCTTTTGGTAGGTTCAGAAGGGCTGCCTTTAAGGTACTTTGCTTTTTAGCCACCAGTTGAAATCCCTAAGTGCAGGGAGAAATGAGTTTTAATGGGGCAGAGATTAGACAACAGCACGGTCGTGGGTGGAGGAAGACAGGGACACATACTAAAACTTGGGGTATCTTTTAATAGCCAGGAAGAGGGTTCTGGAAATCTCTTACCTGTTCTTAACATTGgagttcttttccttcttttgagaAATGGCACCTCgcaaggggaaagaaaagaaggaagaacaggtcATCAGCCTTGGACCTCAGGTAGCTGAAGGAGAAAATGTATTTGGTGTCTGCCACATTTTTGCATCCTTCAATGACACTTTCGTCCATGTCACCGATCTTTCTGGCAAGTGAGTACCTAGGTATAGAGGCGTGAGACCAAACTGGTAAGGAGGTGGGGAATGGGGAACTGGGTGGCAATTAAAGGGGTTCTCTTGAAAGAATTGAAAAGAATGGTTAGATGAGAAATGTGCTTAGTTGTTTAGTCCACATGTACTGTTGGTTTTTCAGGCACTGGAGTTTTGAGGAAAAAGGTACATTCTGTGCCCTTCTGCGTTACAGTATGGTGATCACTGAATCTTTAATCTCTTGGTACTTTGTAGGGCAATAGTGGGCTGCAAGTCAGCCCTGGGTATAGGTTCTGGCTGCTGGTAGCAAGTTTTTGTGACTTAGGTGAAGTCACTGAAATTATaagtttttatttccttgaatGTAAAAGGCTAATAGTGCCTACCTCATTAAGTAATTGAGTAATAAATGTGAAAGTAAATATGAAATGTTAATATAGGGCTTAGCTATTTTGAGTCTTTAGACTCCATGAAAGCAGAGACCGTGACAGTCTTGTCAGAAAGGATGTGTGCTCAAGTTGACCATCATCCTCTGCCATACTTGAGCTGCAGCACTCTTCACTCATTAGGATTTGATAAGCACTGAGAATCTTGTTGAATGAGAGAGAAGTGACCATGTGCTTTTGTTCTCAGGGAAACTATCTGCCGTGTAACTGGTGGGATGAAGGTGAAGGCTGATCGAGATGAGTCCTCTCCatacgctgccatgttggctgcCCAGGATGTAGCCCAGAGGTGCAAGGAGCTGGGCATCACTGCCCTCCACATCAAACTCCGGGCCACAGGAGGAAATAGGTGCAGaaggcaggggctgggtggggaggtcACCGGGCTTGGGCACCAGACCACCTGGATTTAAGGCTTGGTTTTTCTTTTGTGACTTTACACAAGACATTTTAGATGTATACTTATTTAATAATTGGCTCCTGTTCTGCTGCTGCCTCTCCTCTccaaatttattgagcactcactgTATACCAGGTGCTGTGTTCTAGGTACTAGAAAAGAATGATGGAAAAAAGTTTATGTAGCTTCTATCCTCCTGTGTGGTACGTAGGCTGGTGGAAGAGTCAGACTTTAAACAAAATGAGCAGGAGAGCAAGTGATTCCATTTTTGGCAAGTGCTAGAAAGCAAATGTGTGGTGTCAGAGATGGAGTTAGTGCTAAAGTATAATTTAAACTGAGATCTAAGTATTTGCCACGAGTTGGTCCAGTGAAGGAAGGACAAGGGTAGAGTATTCCCACCAGAGACAGCTACAGGGAAAAAGTCTTGTGGAATTGAACTTGGCACATCTTCAGGAAGGAGTAACATGAGGGGTGGTCAGAGAGATAAAGGAGCAAGGTCCTGCTCCGTCTTGAAGGGTGCAGTAAGGACTTGGACTAGAGTCAGAGGGAGTGTGGAAGAGCATAAAACTTCCCAGAGTAATGACCTGTTGAGATTGGGGTTTTTTATAGATGACTGCTATGTAGGGAACAAACCAAATAACTGTTGAAGTGGTCCACTAGAGAGACAGTAGTATCTTGgtcttgggtgggtgggtggagcagttataaatgacagatcaccAAAAAAAGACGTAGAATCACAGCATGTGGCAGGAAGGGATGGTGCCTTACGTGGGTTGCAGGCATGGCAGGTTACAAACTGATCCATGGGCCAGAAAGCATGCAGCAAAAACTGTAAGTGGACTGTTAAGTCGTCTGAtactcttaaaatatttactgtctggcctttCATGGAATGTTTACAGATCTCTAAACTAGATGGTTGTGGGATCTTAGAACCCCAAATGACTTGGCTAAAGACTTTCCTTAGGGTAAACTTCATATTCTAGGACCAAGACCCCTGGACCTGGGGCCCAGTCAGCCCTCAGAGCCCTTGCCCGCTCAGGAATGAAGATCGGACGGATTGGTAAGTGCTCCCCTCTGGCTAGCACTTGGGTTTGCTTTTGAAGCATGAATCCCAGAAAGCATGTGATGTGCCCACTGGATACAGGGCCTGGTCTGAGGACTGTAGGCAGTTAGGGTTTTAATGGAGGCTGCAAGAGGTCCTATGTGACAAAATCTCTCCTGAACACTCATGTCACTTCGATGTGAACAGTGACCTTCTCTTCTGCATTGGGACAGCACAgttttcatttctgaatctgcCCCACACTTCCTGGTGCAGTGGTTGATGACTGATGGGAGATGAATTGTCCTCCCTTTCCACTGTTTTTCAGAGAAGTTACTGTTGGCAATTTGTGTGGCCTGTCTGCTGCATTGTAGGACCTTAAGTATCCTTGGTCCTTGCCTGCCCAGTTTGAGTAGGGCATGCCAAtcactgtgacaaccaaaaatgaatGGAGGGAGTAGGAACTTGGTTGAGAATCACAGTAGTCTGAATAAGTCTACGTTTGTGTAGCATCTGTACCTTCATGCCTGTGATCTCCTGGCCCCTTGCAGCTCCTAGGAAGGAGGTGTTAGCCCTTCCCTGTTATTTCTGTGCACAGATTGGCAACATGTACTGATCCCTCAGTTTAATGGTCTAGCTCCAACCCTTTTACGAGTTTTTTTCAGAGTTTTTTCAACCTATTGAAAGGAGATAGTCCTCACTTGCCCTTTTTTGGAGGGGTTTTCCACCTGAGAGTCAGTGGACAAGGTTTCAGAAACCTGGGCATGTTGCCTGCCTCTGACTTCCAATGCAAGGTGTGTACCTTGGCTgagcctcacttttctcatcGGAAAAGGGAGTTCAGAGGACATCAGAAATGTTGAGGAAGCAGATAGGGCAGTTCTGCCTATCCTTAGGACCCATTTGGGGAGCAGGGCAACCCAGTGTCGATTTGTTAGACCACTGGCCTAGGGAGGCCTGGACTCCTTCCAATCCAGCTCTAATCAATGatgatttttcttcctccccacagaGGATGTTACCCCCATCCCCTCCGATAGTACCCGCAGGAAGGGGGGTCGCCGTGGTCGCCGTCTGTGAACAGGAGTCCTCAGATTACTTTCTGTTAATAAATTGTCTTTGTGTGAGCTATTTCGACTCCAGTTGTGTCTCTCATGTAGGGATCGTGCCTCAGGGATATttgactccttcctcccagctgcaTTCATGGGACTCAGAGGTGCAGTGATAAACCAGCAGGCATTTAATAGATTGCTTCAGAGAATGTAGATAAACTGCTGAACAGGAACACCAGAGGGATTGATTCAGCCCCTGACGTGGACAGAGGGTGAGTGAACCTGTCTTCTGTGAAATGACTTTCCAGGAGGAGGAACCTaaggagaggtgagatggtggtgGTCAAGTGGGGTTTTTCCATGCTGCTCTTTGTGGCGTTAAGTTACCTCAGTCATCTAAAACAGAACAAGGCCTTGAAGACCTTATTTTGAAAGTGGAGTTATTAGTTCCAAACATGGACCAAATCAAGGAGCCAGAGCGGAGTGGAAACTTTGACCACGTACAGCCTGAGCAGAAGAGGAGCTTTCCAGACTTCAGCCTTTTATAAACACATGTGGGTGTATACTCGCCCCCCACACCTTCTGTGCAAAATTGGTAATGCGCTTTATTGCATATTTTTCTCACTTGGCAGATCTTGGGAGATTGTTCCACATCAGTACATAAAGTACATAAAGATTCA from the Manis pentadactyla isolate mManPen7 chromosome 2, mManPen7.hap1, whole genome shotgun sequence genome contains:
- the RPS14 gene encoding 40S ribosomal protein S14 isoform X1, coding for MAPRKGKEKKEEQVISLGPQVAEGENVFGVCHIFASFNDTFVHVTDLSGKETICRVTGGMKVKADRDESSPYAAMLAAQDVAQRCKELGITALHIKLRATGGNRTKTPGPGAQSALRALARSGMKIGRIEDVTPIPSDSTRRKGGRRGRRL
- the RPS14 gene encoding 40S ribosomal protein S14 isoform X2 — its product is MAPRKGKEKKEEQVISLGPQVAEGENVFGVCHIFASFNDTFVHVTDLSGKETICRVTGGMKVKADRDESSPYAAMLAAQDVAQRCKELGITALHIKLRATGGNRTKTPGPGAQSALRALARSGMKIGRIGYVTPASPF